The Rhopalosiphum maidis isolate BTI-1 chromosome 4, ASM367621v3, whole genome shotgun sequence region TATTTGGTTTTGACACATAATTGTGGTATATTTCAACAGCGTAACCATAACGTGTCACTAGAATTTTTTGATGTTCATATTAGATTCTAAGcagagtgatgaatgtattgaataaCAATCAAGACAATCAACTATcaagtatatttgtttttgtgtatTCATACACGCTTGGCGCTTCATAGTAAAAACAATGCTTTAATCTTAAACTTTTCAGGtggattttaataaacaattgaatatttagtaCTTTTAAAAGGTGCAAAaccagtttttataaaatcaattttttttatttcaattcacAAATAATTATCCCTCTAAACATGCAGGAAGGTAATGGAGACTtccaattttcataaaatatttatattagtacttatttaatagttgtgaaataactttaaaaatatttttatttgatcacttatgtttgaaaattgtatgccATATCACgacatatttatctattagaaaatagaaaaagattagtttaaaacttaaaataagcaCATTATTATGAGTGATTGAACTTCAAATTTTGATATCGGATGACGGATattcaaacatatataataataattaataatgatttaattctAACTTaattatcgatattttatgtataatatcaattaatatatttataatctctattaaaatatttgtgtaggtattatttgattatcataaaatatagataagaaagtatttatttatattttgattttgacatACCTAATCAGTCATCATAATGTGCCTAGGTACttgtttaaagttaataattaattaattcaataaaaaaagctattaattacaatttttgccTAAGACTTATTAAgaacaattttaacaatttaaaaaggtATAAAGCTTACTTTAATATGCttaggtacttataacttataaaatataaatataaatactacaaaattaatcaattttattaaaattatttaggaaTTTGGTCATTGTGGtagtaatcattttttttattttgttatgcgactttattaatatatataatatatgaatatgatatatatatatatatactatatactaggTAGCCGGTAAATACtggttactatattatagtctataatatacttatgttttgtatttttgcatTTGTTTTAGATCGTGGGTATTTATAGGATTTAACATATTAgatacaaattgaaataacaGTACCTATAGCTGTTTTCTCTTTTAGATGATTTATTTCTAATGCTTCAACTTAGGTAAGTAAACTAGCGagctaaattaatattttctttttacaataattgatacttataaattatcaacaagTCGTGCGCACAACGATCAAATtgctatattttttgtgttatttttagaaactattattttgCCAATAAaagatgttttttatatttttaataatattttaatgcatcaaatattaatatttaaaacacctCATGTTGTTTGGAAACTTGCACcgaacaaaattaaatgaatatccACTGACACTGACACGTgcgtattatgtttaatgaaaggtttttcataaattatcctGGAGAAAGTAATTCAATTCGCTACTGACAGTACTCCCACTTGAGTACTCGCATCACACGATTTGTTTGTCttcttataaaacactgcGTTCTTTCGTTATATTGTGACTCCTGAGTCAACACATCGAAGTTAACAACCGTTCTACTAACTCAGGTAAgctatatttacttattttattttaaaagataattttaatatttaacaacaataaacaatggcGATTGttaggtttaaaataaatttaatattgttaatttattcaaatatttttgtaattatacatttaattgaaattcaaacagccattagttaatttatcagcaaacataattttatacttgtttaaaaattacaaagaaattattttaaacataagacATGACTGAGAATGAACGAttgaagtttatattataagaaaatcaatattgattaaaaaaaaattaaaaaaataatttacattttattaaatagttaaaatattgagaTAATTTACAGATAAATGTTATTGATTGATATACTTTACTAATAgactattatatgtatgattacattatgtttttttaaaaaaaaatttgttttataaattgaatactcGTATTTTGCACATCGGCTAATTTAAGTGTAAGGGAAAAGCAAACaatcgtaataatttttatttacttaataattttacaaaattatttaaatttataataattattattttaaaaaatatattatttttttatgtatacttgaACCTTAATAGTAAGCATATGTAACACTTATATTGTAATaggttattgtttttaaagtacCTATCGTAAATTATGTagacttgtataataataatgtttttgaattttaatgagccatcataaatattgttttgtgttggataatattttactgattgGAGATTACTTAGGAAGATGTCACTCCAAATATCGCGTTCACATCCGATTTTgtgttctttattttttttaataatagagtgaattgacgtattataaaatttaaaggtatgaacattatgtatgtttgtatctacgttattttaattttaatttaagttatgagcattttttaaattgaaacattttatgtaatcgtaacttgtttaaaaattaaattgtcataAAAACCAATGTAAAAACGTAGATATTATTCTTTCCTTTAAGTTTAGAgaattaaagatataatagtgatattcgctttaatattaaaactaacaacacaaaatttgttaaaatttagcaaatttgctatgttgtacTTTAGTCTCTACTATATGGATAATTCCTACAGTATTGTATGATTTGtatgtttcaatatttgtaagaCATTGACAACATATGCAGTGGCCAGGGGgtgagatattttttataatataatatagagtgttccgcgaggatttacccattgcgatatctcctgaaataatggagatatcataattctggttttttaataagattcataggaacaagaactacaaatatttcatgttttaatttatttttatgttttggtaaaaaagttaaaaaatgtgttttttttatttaattatttaaaaaaaaattgaaaatagccattttgtagagtttttttttctgaaaatattgacgttttaacattttaatttcatcaatttcctgatttttaatattttttctagttccGAAAAAAACTGCGAATTATACGATAGTGCCATAGTggtattattgtatcaaacaTATGGCCCGCGTGCTCGTACGGTTGGCGAACGGGTTTCAGTGTGGTTCGaaataaatgtcatattttatttcttaactagaaaaaatattaaaaatcaggaaattgatgaaattaaaatgttaaaacgtcaaaattttcagaaaaaatctacaaaatggctatcttcaattttttttaaaataattaaataaaaaaatacatttcttaacttttttaccaaaaaataaaaattaattaaaacatgagatatttgtagttcttgttcctatgaatcttattaaaaaaccaaaattatgatatctctattatttcaggagatatcgcaattGGTAAATCCTTACCggacactctgtatatataaatatataatatagtagtatagtcATAATAATCTGAAATTGCGTCAGTCTGGTATCCTAAGTAATTCGGCATATTTTTATCTCATctcactataattttatttttagatgatAAAGTTggaatttcaacaaaaattataaccttgttagtgataataattatacttaccaAATAAATTGGATGACCTTTTCATGATTACTTAtcgataaaattgataaatgtgTCTACTTAATTTGGGCTGAaggtaaatttgattttagatttcgtcattgaaatatttatttttctagaatttttagattataaaatatatatatatagtcatataggGAGTGTTTaagatgtatgtataatatacaattatgtattctgtatagtaggtaatagtattacctacatttattgatattaatatattatacatgatatacctatcaattataataattgtatttataagcattaagCATGTTGGGTCATGGCATAacgagttttttaaatatgtttttcccCCACTAGAACTATGCATTCATTTATGACCGTTGTGGTTTTGGGCACATGCATGATGGCTGTGTGCCTGGCAATGCCTCAAGGCTCTAAAGATGGAGCTATTTTCACAAACGAAGCCATCAGGCAAGCTCAAAGTACACATCTTATACCGCAAAATGCTCAAATTCAAAAGGTTCAAGAAGGTGTAGAGTTGGTTGCATACGAGTCGATACCTGGCTCACAGGCCATCAACCTGTTCGAGATCCTCGGCGACCACGTGCCTCCAGAGGTGGTTAGCAATCTGCAAACTCAAGTTGATCAAGTTGGAAAACAGTgaaaacatgataatataatttaatttggtctatacataatattatttagtttgtcTTCCTAAAATAAGTCTGAGTAACTTGTGTCAACCGCAGTccgaataataatgtttttatattttctaatatttttcaacgttGAAatctattacatattatgcatttacgTGATACGATTCTTATATCTTATGCAATATTGTTatcgattaatttttaacagagaaagtgtttattttttgacggAAGTGCTTTCACCCActgtttcattattattaatattttttttttgacaaatacttatacatatatacattatttatattaactttctATGCAtggataatcattatttaatgtcAGTACTTATATGCCTTAAAgatattacaaacaataaacatgatctgttataatcaatttatgtaGATAACACTATATacgaatatactattaaaccgtgtttatgtatatttaccaatatatattttattacaaaatatttcaattaaaagaataaatgtgtataatttattttaataatttaaattcttatttatttatctattgttCCAGGATTCTAGCTTAAAAAATACTTCTGATAAATTGTTTGGATATCTGTTTGTTATCTGTAAATGTGTCGTATGTACTTATACtcctaaatatataacaatacataagTACTTAATACAAACCACGGAGAATCCAATGAATTTTGTTGTTAAGGTGAATTGAtttgatatgtttaatttggttatatttatacaataactaCGAGTAAATACCATATAAGtgggaattaaattattgaacaatatttataattatgattgaaaCAAATTTCAAAGTGTATGTTAAATGTAGGAATGAGCAGTACACTGATGT contains the following coding sequences:
- the LOC113561148 gene encoding uncharacterized protein LOC113561148, with protein sequence MHSFMTVVVLGTCMMAVCLAMPQGSKDGAIFTNEAIRQAQSTHLIPQNAQIQKVQEGVELVAYESIPGSQAINLFEILGDHVPPEVVSNLQTQVDQVGKQ